From one Staphylococcus kloosii genomic stretch:
- the gatC gene encoding Asp-tRNA(Asn)/Glu-tRNA(Gln) amidotransferase subunit GatC, whose translation MAKVTREEVKHIANLARLQISEDETTEMQETLETILNFANQIDSANTSDIEPTNHVLDLQNVLREDKAQEGIPQELALKNAKETEDGQFKVPSIMNEEDA comes from the coding sequence ATGGCTAAAGTTACACGTGAAGAAGTTAAACATATAGCTAATTTAGCTAGACTTCAAATTTCTGAAGATGAAACGACTGAAATGCAAGAAACATTGGAAACAATTTTAAATTTTGCTAATCAAATCGATTCTGCAAATACAAGCGATATTGAACCAACAAATCATGTATTAGATTTACAAAATGTATTACGTGAAGATAAAGCACAAGAGGGTATTCCTCAAGAGCTTGCATTAAAAAATGCGAAAGAAACGGAAGATGGACAGTTTAAAGTACCATCTATCATGAATGAGGAGGACGCTTAA